The following nucleotide sequence is from Oryzias melastigma strain HK-1 linkage group LG3, ASM292280v2, whole genome shotgun sequence.
CTCCTGGCTGTGAGAGACAATGCAAACAAAGCTTTTGTCACTATCTTTAGCTGGACGAGCACTGAATTATTGAGGCCTAATATCTCTGACTCCAGGTGCCACCCTGGCCATGCGAGCTGCCCCTCTGGCTCTGGACGACATGGTGGAATGGCACCAGACCCCGCTCCCGTTCAACTCGGCGCCCACAGGCTTCCGTCTGAGACGGGGAAGCCGCTTCACGTGGAGGAAAGAGTGTCTGGCTGTCATGGAGAGGTGAGCTTTCAGAAAGAGGAGGCAGACCcaaaaaagagaagttaaaTTAAAACGTGATGTTTTCATGCAGCTACTTTAGTGATAACCAGTATCCAGACGAAGCCAAAAGAGAAGAGATCGCCACCGCCTGCAACGCTGTGATTCAAAAACCAGGTAAGCGGTTTGCAACAACCCATGGATTCACTCGTTGCTTAAACCTAATGCTAcgatcacaaatacaactgccaccgtgtgatggggaggcatcggcagaatcttcaagatttcatactgcccaatttttttttaattgttggcgtggtcatgaatgtaaacGGTGTGCAGGATGGCctgattcatgtttttttttttttttttttacccactgGGTATTGGGCGCCTGTCGGCACGTGATATGGACGGCTGCCgtccggagacatttacacattatCCAATTAGAGCTGCTGCCGGCTGGCGATCCGCCCTGCTGTCGCCCGAGTTTATAATGGCATCAATCCCGCCTGTCGGTGGACTGCCATCGCACTACCTCAAAATGTGCTCAaaacatgtagcttaaaaaaacgtaggttagccaaaacagctagcatgtacctgaaaaaatacataaacttcaaaatagcctaaaaaactgaaaaaaagcctaaattagccaaaacagcttgcgtgtaaatattagcctaactccaaaataccctaaacaatcttaaatgcaaaaatagaccaaaaaggTAACCGAATGccattttttataactttagagCCAtcactttataacataattatgaataataaaaataccaggaatattattccagaataaatcaacttaaaaaaactttcaatattttactctccataaaaatatgttttgtcaaaatcatacaagttagaaataagcgcaagataacatcgggtcattaataacaataaaataaaatgatctggagggccggatatggGCTttaactttgacatgtgctcCATGGGCTACAACCTTAGGCTACCTTCGAGCCCCATACCActttccccatttttttttttttgcctgcagacaaTTAACAAGTtctgttcaccttttggcatatcccgtcgccacagcgaatcagctttcactgattcacataggtggtttggcagagatttttatgCCACATTCCCTTCCTCACACAACCCTCCATTTTCTCTGGGGACTGGTACAGAGACACTCGTTAGGCCCCTAAATATGTCATTCAACATTTAAGAATAACAACATCATGTTATAATTCAGAAATCCTAGatcaaagtcttaaaaaaaaactgtctcaaaCCAGGGAACAACAATTGAGATAgctagaggggaaaaaaaccttGAAGGAACCACTGACACTGCAGAACTACCTGAgtaagaaacacatttttaggtgTTATCGTGTGGAGATGAATTGATTTGTGGGCTTTACTGTGACATTCAATTCCTTTTGTGTAATTCATTGACGGTTGATCTGTTACAGGGAAGAAGCTGTCTGATTTGGAAAGAGTTACCTCTCTAAAAGTCTACAACTGGTTCGCCAACCGCCGCAAAGACATCAAGAGGCGTGCCAACATAGGTAATGTCTACCTCTGTTGTTATTGAAGTAAGACATCTGCTGGCTGCACATCTGTGTCTCATCCTGCAGTCTTGTGTTTTCtgcgtgcagcagcagcagattgaGTTTCTGTTAAAGGAGCATCagatcagctgctgctgctctcactGGAGTTGATATGCTATGatgactttgtgtttttgaagaaGCAGCCATCCTCGAGAGCCATGGTATCGAGGTCCAGAGTCCAGGAGGTCAGTCGGTCAGCGATGAGGTGGACGGGAATGAATTTCCTGACCAGGTGATCTACAGATGAGGAGGTTATACTAGTCGTCTTAGGACGATTTTCATcaatgattttgattttttgttgtgcTCTGACGCAGGGCTGTGAAGCATCCCTGTTAGACAAGAGAGCTTCAGCCCGGCAGTTAGCTTTCAGTCGAGCAGATCTGTCTTCTCCAACCCAGGTACATCCCACCTACCTCCAGACAATTCCTCCCTTCACAACACCTGTTAACCTCCTTCTTTGTTCTCCTCTAGGCTCCCACGCCATTTCCCGGCTGGTTTTCCGCTCTGGCCAGAGGGGGCGTGTCAGGACAGAGGGGCATCTCTCTGATTGGCCGCTCTCTCCTCTCAGCGTCAGGTGCTCCAGCCGAAGCTTCCAGGCTAGCGGGTGCGTCCTGGTCTCCTCCCTCCCCTTCCCTGCAAGACGAGCCCAGCATTCACAGAGCGCCGTCGGAACCTCAGGACGCAGCAGGTTTGGGGAAAAACGCGCCTGATAGTAGAAGCCCGGCTTCCGCCGGTCAGCTGGAAGAAGCGGGGAGCAGCGTGGGGAACGAGATCAAGATGGAGTCTCTGGAGGACGACTGACGGAGCTGGAGCAGTCCGAACAGGTCTCACTATATGCAAGCAGAATCTGTGGGaatgtattaagaaaaaaaaaaaaagaccaaaagttGTGTAAAGTCCAATCCTGATATACCTCCCAACCCTACCTCCAACCACCAACCTGCTCCACTACACTCGTATAGCAACTATATCATTATAAAGATTATAACAAACTTTTATTAGTGTTCTCCAGGCTTCTCTGAAAGTTTTACGATGATCCTGAAAACAGCAGACAGTAATGGTCGTGACTTTTGCTCCACCTCATTTCTGTGGTTTGTTTTTGAGGCTCTGCTGAAACTTTCAGAGAAAGCAGCCGGCGAGGACACGGCGCTGTGTGCAGATTTCCTCTGGAAACAGAACAACACTGTA
It contains:
- the LOC112160792 gene encoding homeobox-containing protein 1 isoform X1, encoding MFQQNEEPRFTIEQIDLLQRLRRTGITQAEVLHALDTLDHIDRQHGHKLACKPSYVPPTSSLSSSNPAFASSSMTSTSTQTSFPEHRLSLSPTNNFDTASPPLPVPASPVMVPTVVQNGLVPVTNGKLSPPRFSLGVVGGNVPGPGYAFEAAEEYIDVDEKVEDLMRRDSAVIKEEIKSFLANRRISQAVVAQVTGISQSRISHWLLQQGSDLSEQKKRAFFRWYQLEKTNPGATLAMRAAPLALDDMVEWHQTPLPFNSAPTGFRLRRGSRFTWRKECLAVMESYFSDNQYPDEAKREEIATACNAVIQKPGKKLSDLERVTSLKVYNWFANRRKDIKRRANIEAAILESHGIEVQSPGGQSVSDEVDGNEFPDQGCEASLLDKRASARQLAFSRADLSSPTQAPTPFPGWFSALARGGVSGQRGISLIGRSLLSASGAPAEASRLAGASWSPPSPSLQDEPSIHRAPSEPQDAAGLGKNAPDSRSPASAGQLEEAGSSVGNEIKMESLEDD
- the LOC112160792 gene encoding homeobox-containing protein 1 isoform X2, encoding MFQQNEEPRFTIEQIDLLQRLRRTGITQAEVLHALDTLDHIDRQHGHKLACKPSYVPPTSSLSSSNPAFASSSMTSTSTQTSFPEHRLSLSPTNNFDTASPPLPVPASPVMVPTVVQNGLVPVTNGKLSPPRFSLGVVGGNVPGPGYAFEAAEEYIDVDEKVEDLMRRDSAVIKEEIKSFLANRRISQAVVAQVTGISQSRISHWLLQQGSDLSEQKKRAFFRWYQLEKTNPGATLAMRAAPLALDDMVEWHQTPLPFNSAPTGFRLRRGSRFTWRKECLAVMESYFSDNQYPDEAKREEIATACNAVIQKPGKKLSDLERVTSLKVYNWFANRRKDIKRRANIAAILESHGIEVQSPGGQSVSDEVDGNEFPDQGCEASLLDKRASARQLAFSRADLSSPTQAPTPFPGWFSALARGGVSGQRGISLIGRSLLSASGAPAEASRLAGASWSPPSPSLQDEPSIHRAPSEPQDAAGLGKNAPDSRSPASAGQLEEAGSSVGNEIKMESLEDD
- the LOC112160792 gene encoding homeobox-containing protein 1 isoform X3; translation: MFQQNEEPRFTIEQIDLLQRLRRTGITQAEVLHALDTLDHIDRQHGHKLACKPSYVPPTSSLSSSNPAFASSSMTSTSTQTSFPEHRLSLSPTNNFDTASPPLPVPASPVMVPTVVQNGLVPVTNGKLSPPRFSLGVVGGNVPGPGYAFEAAEEYIDVDEKVEDLMRRDSAVIKEEIKSFLANRRISQAVVAQVTGISQSRISHWLLQQGSDLSEQKKRAFFRWYQLEKTNPGATLAMRAAPLALDDMVEWHQTPLPFNSAPTGFRLRRGSRFTWRKECLAVMESYFSDNQYPDEAKREEIATACNAVIQKPGKKLSDLERVTSLKVYNWFANRRKDIKRRANIAILESHGIEVQSPGGQSVSDEVDGNEFPDQGCEASLLDKRASARQLAFSRADLSSPTQAPTPFPGWFSALARGGVSGQRGISLIGRSLLSASGAPAEASRLAGASWSPPSPSLQDEPSIHRAPSEPQDAAGLGKNAPDSRSPASAGQLEEAGSSVGNEIKMESLEDD